In Nocardia yunnanensis, one DNA window encodes the following:
- a CDS encoding MMPL family transporter → MLAHRSWRWGRAIHRWRWLVFAGFVALVAGSGVYGRDLGAHLTQEGWFDDSSQSVAAAKLADATFGRDRDADLIVVYTAPPGHTVDDPPVRAAVTADLTRLRTRFPDRIAKIDSYFDGALMGQFADASRQHAFASVGLRGDGGTDTVADYLAVKNEFGAGAAGSGPGGTTVQLAGLQPVVEGINTGMQDDIHRAELIALPLVAILLYFVFGGVVAALLPVLIGGMTILGSQGIMRALTDHLQVNVFASAVVTLVSLGLAIDYGLFAVTRFREELAAGRSVQEASAATIATAGRTVVFSAAIIAVSLGALFIYPNGVLRSVPLGGISSVLLAAVLSVTALPAVLSIVGRRIDLGGWHRLASIRTAEQIDAGFFSRLAVLAMRKPWLVIVPVVLLLTVLILPFRHIEFGGLSERYLAHDNPARVAQQDFDRLFPQFRTEPLKLVVVGASPQQLSDLRYAADQRVGARMTGPFDPAAPSKDQVTVLASGLRDKRDADTVIAALRGLPQPAGTHVMVTGVPALERDSIHGLIKGLPLLATILVVAAVALMYAAFGSLVLALKAVVMSALSLGATLGVLTWIFVEGHGAGVFDFTPGPLMFAVLVLIVTVLFGLSTDYEVFLQSRMAEARAAGAAAPEAIRYGIAHTGGVITSAAAILIVVTGAFGFSDLVLMKYIAYGMIAALVLDATVIRMLLTPAVLRLVWR, encoded by the coding sequence ATGCTCGCGCACCGGTCGTGGCGGTGGGGGCGCGCGATCCACCGGTGGCGGTGGCTGGTGTTCGCCGGATTCGTGGCCCTGGTGGCCGGGTCGGGGGTGTATGGCCGGGATCTGGGCGCTCATCTGACCCAGGAGGGCTGGTTCGACGATTCCAGCCAGTCGGTGGCGGCGGCGAAGCTGGCGGATGCCACCTTCGGACGCGACCGGGACGCGGATCTGATCGTCGTCTACACCGCCCCGCCCGGGCACACCGTCGACGACCCACCGGTGCGTGCGGCGGTGACCGCGGATCTGACCCGGCTGCGCACCCGTTTTCCCGACCGCATCGCCAAGATCGACTCGTATTTCGACGGCGCGCTGATGGGCCAGTTCGCCGACGCCTCGCGGCAGCACGCGTTCGCCAGTGTCGGGTTGCGCGGTGACGGCGGCACCGACACCGTCGCCGACTATCTGGCCGTGAAGAACGAATTCGGTGCCGGCGCAGCGGGTTCGGGCCCGGGTGGCACGACGGTGCAGCTGGCGGGGTTGCAGCCGGTGGTCGAGGGCATCAACACCGGGATGCAGGACGATATCCATCGCGCGGAGTTGATCGCGTTGCCGCTGGTGGCGATCCTGCTGTATTTCGTGTTCGGCGGGGTGGTGGCGGCGTTGCTGCCGGTGCTCATCGGCGGGATGACGATTCTGGGCAGCCAGGGCATCATGCGGGCGTTGACCGATCATCTGCAGGTCAACGTGTTCGCCTCGGCGGTGGTCACGTTGGTGAGTTTGGGGTTGGCGATCGATTACGGGTTGTTCGCGGTGACCCGGTTTCGTGAGGAGCTGGCGGCGGGGCGCAGCGTGCAGGAGGCCAGCGCGGCCACGATCGCGACCGCGGGCCGCACGGTGGTGTTCTCGGCGGCGATCATCGCGGTGAGTTTGGGGGCGTTGTTCATCTACCCCAACGGGGTGTTGCGGTCGGTGCCGTTGGGCGGGATTTCCTCGGTGCTGTTGGCGGCGGTGTTGTCGGTGACGGCGTTGCCGGCGGTGTTGTCGATCGTGGGCCGGCGTATCGATCTGGGGGGTTGGCATCGGCTGGCGAGCATCCGCACCGCCGAGCAGATCGATGCCGGGTTCTTCTCGCGGCTGGCTGTGTTGGCGATGCGCAAGCCGTGGCTGGTGATCGTGCCGGTGGTGTTGCTGCTGACGGTGTTGATTCTGCCGTTTCGCCACATCGAGTTCGGGGGGTTGAGCGAACGCTATCTGGCACACGACAATCCGGCGCGGGTGGCGCAGCAGGATTTCGATCGCCTGTTTCCGCAGTTCCGCACCGAACCGTTGAAACTGGTGGTGGTGGGCGCGTCCCCGCAGCAGCTGTCGGATCTGCGCTACGCGGCCGATCAGCGGGTGGGTGCGCGCATGACCGGGCCGTTCGATCCGGCCGCGCCCAGCAAGGATCAGGTCACGGTGCTGGCCAGCGGACTGCGCGACAAACGCGACGCCGACACCGTGATCGCGGCGTTGCGCGGGCTGCCGCAGCCGGCGGGCACGCATGTGATGGTGACGGGAGTGCCGGCGCTGGAACGTGATTCGATCCATGGGTTGATCAAGGGGCTGCCGTTGCTGGCGACGATTCTGGTGGTCGCGGCGGTGGCGTTGATGTATGCGGCGTTTGGGTCGCTGGTGCTGGCGCTCAAGGCGGTGGTGATGAGCGCGCTGAGCCTGGGCGCCACGTTGGGGGTGCTGACCTGGATTTTCGTGGAGGGCCACGGGGCGGGGGTGTTCGATTTCACGCCGGGCCCGTTGATGTTCGCGGTGCTGGTGTTGATCGTGACGGTGTTGTTCGGGCTCTCGACGGATTACGAGGTGTTTTTGCAGTCGCGTATGGCCGAGGCGCGCGCGGCGGGCGCGGCGGCGCCGGAGGCGATCCGCTACGGCATCGCCCACACCGGGGGCGTGATCACCTCGGCGGCCGCGATCTTGATCGTGGTGACCGGGGCTTTCGGGTTCTCGGATCTGGTGCTGATGAAATACATTGCCTACGGCATGATCGCGGCACTGGTGTTGGACGCCACCGTGATTCGCATGCTGTTGACTCCGGCGGTGTTGAGGTTGGTCTGGCGATGA
- a CDS encoding YncE family protein, translated as MRRRGWIGSALAGATVMCVLAGCSSQETNADNATRPPATPALAPAPAAAPAGSVTPSPAIALLFDEPATATLAAVLDPGTTLQLSAGATTRTLTLPGKAAALAAGKPGEILVAVPGAIVRVDAATATATTVRVDGDVHSAALRPDGSLVAGLADGTVLLLDADGAVRHRISGLSSADAITVTGDTVVVLDRRQTALVALDGDRKLGLSLRAGDGATTMIGDHFGRSLVADTAGGQLLVYTADPLVLHQRFPVGSAPYALAYDQRSETVWVTLTAGNEVVGYDLSTGIPVEVGRYPTVRQPNSVTVDEATGEMFVGSATGDGLQRIGADQRKRGQ; from the coding sequence ATGCGCCGTCGCGGCTGGATCGGTTCGGCCCTCGCGGGCGCGACGGTGATGTGTGTGCTGGCCGGATGCTCCTCACAGGAAACCAACGCCGACAACGCCACTCGCCCACCCGCCACCCCCGCGCTCGCGCCCGCCCCCGCCGCCGCGCCCGCCGGCAGCGTCACCCCCAGCCCCGCCATCGCGCTGCTGTTCGACGAACCCGCCACCGCCACCCTCGCCGCCGTCCTCGACCCCGGCACCACCCTGCAACTGAGCGCCGGCGCCACCACCCGCACCCTGACCCTGCCCGGCAAGGCCGCCGCACTCGCCGCCGGCAAACCCGGTGAGATCCTGGTCGCGGTGCCCGGCGCGATCGTGCGCGTCGACGCCGCCACCGCCACCGCCACCACCGTGCGCGTCGACGGGGACGTCCACAGCGCCGCGCTGCGCCCCGACGGCAGCCTGGTCGCGGGCCTCGCCGACGGCACCGTGCTGCTGCTCGACGCCGACGGCGCTGTGCGCCACCGCATCTCGGGGCTGTCGTCCGCGGACGCGATCACCGTCACCGGCGACACCGTCGTGGTGCTCGATCGCCGCCAGACCGCGCTGGTCGCCCTCGACGGCGACCGCAAGCTCGGATTGTCGCTGCGCGCCGGCGACGGCGCCACCACGATGATCGGCGACCACTTCGGGCGCAGCCTCGTCGCCGACACCGCCGGCGGGCAACTGCTGGTCTACACCGCCGATCCCTTGGTGCTGCACCAGCGCTTCCCGGTAGGCTCTGCACCCTACGCACTCGCCTACGATCAGCGGTCGGAGACCGTGTGGGTGACGCTGACAGCAGGCAACGAAGTCGTCGGCTACGACCTGTCGACGGGTATACCGGTAGAGGTGGGGCGCTACCCGACGGTGCGCCAGCCCAACTCGGTGACCGTCGACGAGGCCACCGGTGAGATGTTCGTGGGATCCGCGACCGGTGACGGTCTGCAACGGATCGGCGCGGACCAGCGGAAGAGAGGGCAGTGA
- a CDS encoding DUF5703 family protein: MARASRSAHQSRTLPEGWEESSDEWEYVPLRLPPGVSRVTAALRLSIHAEYSGWELSRVRAYTDGSRRVLLRRRRSNPPLSPTPEAVM; encoded by the coding sequence ATGGCTCGGGCCTCACGATCGGCGCACCAATCGCGCACCTTACCCGAGGGCTGGGAGGAATCCAGCGACGAATGGGAATACGTGCCCCTGCGACTGCCCCCGGGCGTCAGCAGGGTCACCGCCGCCCTGCGGCTGTCCATCCACGCCGAATACAGCGGCTGGGAACTGTCGCGGGTGCGCGCCTACACCGACGGCAGCCGTCGGGTGTTACTGCGCCGCCGCCGCTCCAACCCCCCGCTATCCCCGACACCCGAGGCGGTGATGTAA
- a CDS encoding quinone-dependent dihydroorotate dehydrogenase, whose translation MYALLLKVMFALPPERIHHLAFAAMKLATRFRAGRRICRALLVADDPILATRVFGVDFPAPLGLAAGFDKNADGVDAWGPLGFGYSEIGTVTAQAQPGNPAPRLFRLPADRALINRMGFNNFGAAAAADHLAARAPGGIPLGANIGKTKIVEPEDAAHDYAISAKLLGPLADFIVVNVSSPNTPGLRDLQAVASLRPILQAVLAEVSVPVLVKIAPDLSDEDIDAVADLAVELGLAGIVATNTTIGRAGLATPAATVEPLGAGGLSGPPVAERSLQVLRRLYARVGDRLTLISVGGIETADDAWQRILAGASLLQGYTGFIYGGPRWATHIHRGLADKLRTHGYTSLAQAVGAEHTPHP comes from the coding sequence CTGTACGCCCTGCTGCTGAAGGTGATGTTCGCACTCCCCCCCGAGCGCATCCACCACCTGGCCTTCGCCGCCATGAAACTCGCCACCCGCTTCCGCGCGGGCCGGCGGATCTGCCGCGCGCTTCTCGTCGCCGACGACCCGATCCTGGCCACCCGCGTGTTCGGGGTGGATTTCCCCGCGCCGCTGGGATTGGCCGCCGGTTTCGACAAGAACGCCGACGGCGTCGACGCGTGGGGCCCACTGGGTTTCGGCTACTCCGAGATCGGCACCGTCACCGCGCAGGCCCAGCCCGGCAATCCCGCGCCGCGACTGTTTCGCCTGCCCGCCGACCGGGCGCTCATCAACCGCATGGGCTTCAACAACTTCGGTGCCGCCGCGGCGGCCGACCACCTCGCCGCCCGCGCGCCCGGCGGGATCCCGCTGGGCGCCAACATCGGCAAAACCAAGATCGTCGAACCCGAGGACGCCGCCCACGACTACGCCATCTCGGCGAAACTGCTGGGCCCGCTGGCGGACTTCATCGTCGTCAACGTCTCCTCGCCCAACACCCCGGGCCTGCGCGATCTGCAAGCGGTGGCTTCGCTGCGCCCCATCCTGCAGGCGGTGCTGGCCGAAGTGTCGGTGCCGGTGCTGGTGAAGATCGCCCCCGACCTGTCCGACGAGGACATCGACGCCGTCGCCGACCTCGCCGTCGAACTCGGCCTGGCCGGCATCGTGGCCACCAACACCACCATCGGCCGCGCCGGCCTGGCCACCCCCGCCGCCACCGTCGAACCCCTCGGCGCCGGCGGCCTGTCGGGCCCGCCGGTGGCCGAGCGCTCCCTGCAAGTGCTGCGCCGCCTCTACGCCCGCGTCGGCGACCGGCTGACCCTCATCTCCGTCGGCGGCATCGAAACCGCCGACGACGCCTGGCAGCGCATCCTCGCCGGCGCCTCCCTGCTACAGGGCTACACCGGCTTCATCTACGGCGGCCCCCGCTGGGCCACCCACATCCACCGCGGCCTGGCCGACAAACTGCGCACCCACGGCTACACCAGCCTCGCGCAAGCCGTCGGCGCCGAACACACCCCCCACCCCTGA
- a CDS encoding carbohydrate kinase family protein, whose product MTMQQNLGGSSGADTAAQDNDVRAVRDTLLQLRKRTGLGGRRARPVDIDALLGLVVVRRYAFLSGEDPEGALPHALRYIAATLVAAERLIVDVELNLGMLAARLPDELGAQLYGPDLGPRRDCLAQHWTHLHELLGVPVTRQVRSERALRGRPEEAAFTALARGLTLESVVPASEIASATARPTVVVIGDAAWDHICHVDALPRAGESLYGKFSVHAGGKGLNRAVALARLGVDARLFAAVGDDPQGDEIVDYLKKRGVDTSLVRSRRGPTPTATVLVGKDGANASIADKADRIRFDARDIADIPITRALLDADAVLLTFEQNIELLSAVSAVLVGRPRRPWLFVSATPPKPFPARLPDYLEAVDYLIASVGELALLRPGASPEQIARQLVRHGVGAVVVLDQHECAMYSSEAPAAEPVRAAIGSGRPGAPGASSAFVAAFMARVIAHPRPVESSARRQVGHDYLDWAAAAIPAREAEIRSIPDSMPTREAIDRRLDAS is encoded by the coding sequence ATGACGATGCAGCAGAACCTCGGAGGCAGCAGCGGGGCCGATACGGCCGCGCAGGACAACGACGTTCGGGCGGTGCGCGACACGCTGCTGCAATTGCGTAAACGCACCGGCCTGGGCGGTCGCCGTGCCCGCCCGGTCGATATCGACGCACTACTCGGGCTGGTCGTCGTGCGCAGATACGCCTTTCTCAGCGGCGAGGATCCGGAAGGGGCGCTGCCGCACGCGTTGCGCTACATCGCCGCCACCCTGGTTGCCGCGGAACGCTTGATCGTGGACGTGGAACTCAACCTCGGCATGCTGGCCGCCAGGTTGCCCGACGAGCTCGGCGCACAGCTCTACGGGCCGGATCTGGGGCCGCGGCGTGACTGCCTGGCCCAGCACTGGACGCACCTGCACGAGCTGCTCGGCGTGCCCGTCACTCGGCAGGTGCGCAGCGAGCGCGCGCTGCGCGGTCGGCCCGAAGAGGCCGCCTTCACCGCGCTCGCGCGCGGATTGACCCTCGAATCCGTGGTGCCCGCGAGCGAAATTGCTTCCGCGACAGCACGTCCGACCGTCGTGGTCATCGGGGACGCGGCATGGGATCACATCTGCCATGTCGACGCCCTGCCACGCGCCGGTGAATCCCTGTACGGAAAGTTCTCCGTCCACGCCGGCGGCAAGGGACTCAACCGCGCGGTCGCCTTGGCGCGTCTGGGCGTCGACGCCCGCCTGTTCGCGGCCGTCGGCGACGATCCTCAGGGCGACGAGATCGTCGACTATCTGAAGAAACGCGGCGTCGACACCAGCCTGGTGCGGTCGCGGCGCGGCCCGACACCGACGGCGACGGTGCTCGTCGGCAAAGACGGCGCCAACGCCTCGATCGCCGACAAGGCCGACCGAATCCGCTTCGACGCGCGAGACATCGCCGATATCCCGATCACGCGCGCCCTGCTCGACGCCGACGCGGTGTTGCTGACCTTCGAGCAGAACATCGAACTGTTGTCGGCGGTATCGGCTGTCCTGGTCGGCCGGCCGCGCCGGCCCTGGTTGTTCGTGAGCGCCACACCACCAAAACCCTTCCCGGCGCGCTTGCCCGACTACCTCGAGGCGGTGGACTACCTGATCGCCTCGGTCGGCGAGCTGGCCCTGCTGCGGCCCGGGGCGAGTCCCGAGCAGATCGCCCGGCAGCTGGTACGCCATGGCGTCGGCGCGGTCGTGGTCCTCGACCAGCACGAGTGTGCGATGTATTCGTCCGAAGCCCCCGCCGCCGAACCCGTCCGGGCCGCCATCGGGTCCGGCCGTCCGGGCGCGCCCGGCGCGTCGTCGGCATTCGTCGCGGCCTTCATGGCCCGCGTGATAGCCCATCCGCGTCCCGTCGAGTCGTCTG